In Dysgonomonas mossii, one DNA window encodes the following:
- a CDS encoding UDP-N-acetylglucosamine 2-epimerase, giving the protein MKKIMTIFGTRPEAIKMAPLVSELKNDPELQPIVVVTAQHREMLDSVLETFDITPDYDLNIMKQGQTLSEVTSRVLGGLESVIQEVKPDMILVHGDTTTTFSC; this is encoded by the coding sequence ATGAAGAAAATTATGACGATATTTGGTACGCGACCTGAAGCTATTAAAATGGCACCTTTGGTTTCAGAACTGAAAAATGATCCGGAGTTACAACCAATTGTAGTTGTGACTGCACAACATAGAGAAATGCTGGACTCAGTTCTTGAAACATTTGATATCACACCAGATTATGATTTGAATATCATGAAACAAGGGCAAACACTTTCTGAAGTAACTTCTAGAGTGCTAGGTGGACTTGAAAGTGTTATTCAAGAAGTGAAACCAGATATGATATTGGTACATGGAGATACAACTACTACTTTTTCTTGT